In Trichocoleus desertorum NBK24, the following are encoded in one genomic region:
- a CDS encoding phosphoglycerate kinase, which translates to MSKKTVANLSSSDLAGKRVLVRADFNVPLDDQGNITDDTRIRAALPTIQELTSKGAKVILCSHFGRPKGVDDSLRLTPVAKRLSELLGKTVVKTDDCIGDEAAAKVGALQNGDVLLLENVRFYKEEEKNDPEFAKKLASLADLYVNDAFGTAHRAHASTEGVTHHLKPSVAGILIEKELKYLQNAIENPQRPLAAIVGGSKVSSKIGVIETLLDKVDKLFIGGGMIFTFYKARGLNVGKSLVEEDKLDLARALEAKAKEKGVELLLPTDVVVADNFAADANAQTVSIENIPDGWMGLDIGPDSIKVFQDALAQCKSVIWNGPMGVFEFDKFAAGTEAIAHTLAGLTKQGVTTIIGGGDSVAAVEKVGVADQMSHISTGGGASLELLEGKELPGIAALDEA; encoded by the coding sequence GTGTCCAAAAAAACTGTAGCAAATTTATCGTCGTCCGATTTAGCTGGCAAGCGGGTTCTGGTCCGCGCGGACTTCAACGTACCCCTCGATGACCAAGGTAATATCACAGACGATACTCGCATCCGGGCCGCTCTGCCAACCATCCAAGAGTTGACCTCGAAGGGAGCCAAGGTAATTTTGTGCAGCCACTTTGGACGGCCCAAAGGCGTAGACGACAGCCTCCGTCTGACTCCTGTGGCTAAGCGCCTCTCCGAGTTGCTAGGTAAAACCGTGGTCAAGACCGACGACTGCATCGGCGATGAAGCTGCAGCTAAAGTCGGTGCTCTGCAAAACGGCGATGTCCTGTTGCTAGAGAACGTCCGCTTCTACAAGGAAGAGGAAAAGAATGATCCTGAATTTGCCAAAAAGCTAGCTTCTCTAGCCGACCTATACGTGAATGACGCTTTTGGTACCGCTCACCGGGCGCACGCTTCCACTGAGGGCGTGACCCACCACCTCAAGCCTTCGGTCGCTGGCATCCTGATCGAAAAAGAACTCAAGTACCTACAAAACGCGATCGAAAATCCTCAGCGTCCTTTGGCGGCGATCGTCGGTGGCTCCAAAGTTTCGAGCAAAATCGGCGTGATCGAAACCCTGTTAGACAAGGTAGACAAGCTGTTCATCGGCGGCGGCATGATCTTCACCTTCTACAAAGCTCGTGGTCTGAATGTCGGGAAGTCTCTGGTGGAAGAAGACAAGCTAGATCTCGCTCGTGCCCTGGAAGCGAAAGCTAAAGAGAAGGGAGTTGAGTTGTTGCTACCTACCGATGTGGTAGTAGCTGACAACTTCGCGGCTGATGCCAACGCTCAAACCGTTAGCATTGAGAATATTCCCGATGGCTGGATGGGTCTGGATATCGGTCCCGACTCAATCAAAGTGTTCCAAGACGCGCTGGCTCAATGCAAGAGCGTCATCTGGAACGGCCCAATGGGTGTGTTTGAGTTTGATAAATTTGCTGCGGGCACCGAAGCGATCGCTCACACCCTAGCAGGTTTGACCAAGCAAGGCGTAACCACCATCATCGGCGGTGGCGACTCTGTGGCTGCGGTGGAGAAAGTAGGTGTTGCTGACCAAATGAGCCACATTTCTACCGGGGGTGGTGCCAGCCTCGAACTACTCGAAGGTAAAGAGCTTCCTGGTATTGCTGCTTTGGATGAAGCGTAA
- a CDS encoding 4-hydroxybenzoate solanesyltransferase, producing the protein MLTQPEQQPEPTWLTVIRLLRWDKPEGRLILMLPALWAVFLAARGTPPLLLVGVIVLGSLATSAAGCVVNDLWDRNIDPKVQRTRNRPLASRALSVKTGFVVLLVSLLCAWGLALYLTPLSFWLCVAAVPVILLYPSAKRVFPVPQLVLSIAWGFAVLISWSAVTGRLEFPAWLLWGATVLWTLGFDTVYAMPDREDDHRIGVNSSALFFGPRTASAIGLFYIGTALLLAWLGLEMQLHFSFWPTWAIAVAGWAWQSIRLRQNHLPPAAYGQMFRQNVWLGFILLAGMVAGAIF; encoded by the coding sequence ATGCTGACCCAGCCTGAGCAACAACCTGAACCCACCTGGCTAACTGTAATTCGGCTTTTGCGGTGGGACAAGCCAGAAGGACGCTTGATCCTAATGCTGCCAGCGCTCTGGGCTGTGTTTCTGGCGGCACGAGGCACACCCCCGTTACTCTTGGTTGGTGTAATTGTTCTAGGCAGTTTGGCGACCAGTGCCGCTGGCTGTGTGGTGAACGACCTCTGGGATCGCAACATTGACCCCAAAGTGCAACGTACCCGCAACCGTCCTCTAGCCTCCCGTGCCCTCTCCGTCAAAACAGGGTTTGTGGTGCTGCTGGTTTCATTGCTCTGTGCTTGGGGCTTAGCCCTGTACCTTACCCCTTTGAGTTTTTGGCTCTGCGTCGCAGCAGTTCCAGTTATCCTGTTATATCCCTCGGCCAAGCGAGTATTCCCAGTTCCCCAACTCGTCCTCTCGATCGCCTGGGGTTTCGCAGTGCTGATTAGCTGGAGTGCCGTCACAGGACGCTTGGAATTTCCCGCCTGGTTGCTATGGGGAGCCACAGTGCTATGGACACTAGGCTTTGACACCGTTTACGCCATGCCCGATCGCGAAGACGATCACCGCATTGGGGTGAACTCTAGCGCCTTGTTTTTTGGCCCCAGAACTGCCTCTGCGATCGGTCTGTTCTACATCGGCACCGCCCTACTGCTGGCTTGGCTAGGCTTAGAGATGCAACTGCACTTCAGCTTTTGGCCTACCTGGGCGATCGCAGTAGCAGGTTGGGCTTGGCAATCTATCCGCCTCCGTCAAAACCACCTCCCCCCAGCCGCCTACGGCCAAATGTTTCGCCAAAACGTCTGGTTAGGCTTTATCTTGCTGGCAGGAATGGTAGCAGGGGCTATTTTTTAA
- a CDS encoding HD domain-containing protein, translated as MSVPISAEQDRILAAIDIGTNSIHMVVVRVQPTLPAFSIMAREKDTARLGDRDPETGDLTPAAMARAIAALKRCKDIAATLNAEQIISVATSAVREAPNGKDFVKQVEAEVGIIVNLVSGQEEARRIYLGVLSGMEFDNKPHVIIDIGGGSTELILGDGHEPRTLSSTKIGAVRLTAEYVSTDPISNAEFQYLQAYIRGMIERPVEELRAHLKPGEMPRLVGTSGTAETVAMLHAREKLGIIPDPLNGYQVSLADLREIVARLRRLSFAERLTLPGISERRAEIILAGALILQETMAFLEIDTLTICERALREGVVVDWMLTHGLIEDRLRYQSSVRQRSVKRVARKYQVNLEYSQRVAAFATSLFDQTQGWLHFWGEEEKELLWAAGMLHNCGHHVNHASHHKHSYYLIRNGDLLGYTEIEIETIANLARYHRKSSPKKKHETYRNLTSKKHRRVVEQLSALLRLAVALDRRQIGGVQQVRCEYRAETRELYLWLQPTQPTDDCALELWSIDYKKGAFETEFNLKLIAKVEAAPVPIP; from the coding sequence GTGAGCGTTCCCATCTCGGCTGAGCAAGACCGCATTCTTGCCGCCATTGACATTGGCACTAATTCCATTCACATGGTCGTGGTACGGGTTCAGCCCACCTTGCCCGCCTTCAGCATTATGGCTCGCGAGAAAGACACCGCTCGGCTGGGCGATCGCGACCCCGAAACCGGAGACCTGACTCCTGCGGCAATGGCACGGGCGATCGCGGCGTTGAAGCGCTGTAAAGATATTGCGGCTACGCTGAATGCTGAGCAAATTATTTCAGTGGCTACCAGTGCGGTGCGAGAAGCGCCCAACGGCAAAGATTTTGTCAAGCAGGTGGAAGCCGAAGTTGGCATCATCGTTAACTTGGTTTCTGGGCAAGAAGAAGCTCGACGCATCTACTTAGGCGTGCTGTCGGGGATGGAGTTTGATAATAAACCCCATGTAATTATTGACATTGGTGGCGGTTCTACCGAGCTAATTTTGGGTGACGGACATGAGCCGCGTACGCTCAGCAGCACCAAGATTGGAGCCGTTCGTCTGACGGCTGAATATGTCAGCACTGACCCGATTAGCAACGCAGAATTTCAATACTTGCAAGCTTACATTCGAGGCATGATCGAGCGTCCGGTGGAGGAGTTACGCGCCCACCTCAAGCCTGGAGAAATGCCGCGTCTAGTTGGCACCTCTGGCACCGCTGAAACCGTTGCCATGCTCCATGCCCGTGAAAAGCTAGGCATTATTCCTGATCCGTTGAATGGGTATCAGGTGTCGCTGGCAGATTTGCGGGAAATTGTGGCCCGTCTGCGGCGGCTTAGCTTCGCTGAACGGCTGACTTTACCAGGCATATCGGAGCGCCGAGCCGAGATCATTTTGGCGGGAGCCTTGATTCTGCAAGAGACAATGGCTTTTTTGGAAATTGATACTCTTACCATTTGCGAACGGGCTTTGCGCGAAGGTGTGGTGGTGGATTGGATGCTCACCCACGGTCTGATTGAAGATCGGTTGCGCTACCAAAGTTCGGTGCGGCAGCGCAGTGTAAAACGAGTGGCTCGCAAGTATCAGGTGAATCTGGAATATAGCCAACGGGTAGCGGCATTTGCCACCAGCTTATTTGACCAAACTCAGGGTTGGTTGCACTTCTGGGGTGAGGAAGAAAAAGAATTACTCTGGGCTGCTGGCATGCTTCATAACTGCGGGCACCATGTGAACCATGCCTCCCACCATAAGCACTCTTATTACCTAATCCGCAACGGTGATTTACTCGGTTATACCGAAATTGAAATCGAAACTATTGCAAACTTAGCTCGCTACCACCGCAAAAGCAGTCCTAAAAAGAAACACGAAACTTACCGCAACCTTACTAGCAAAAAGCATCGGCGCGTGGTTGAGCAGTTGAGTGCTTTGTTGCGCTTAGCGGTCGCCCTCGATCGCCGACAAATTGGCGGAGTGCAACAGGTTCGCTGCGAGTATCGGGCCGAAACGCGGGAGTTGTATCTCTGGCTCCAACCGACGCAACCCACCGACGACTGTGCCTTAGAGTTGTGGAGCATAGATTATAAGAAGGGTGCCTTCGAGACGGAGTTTAACCTCAAGCTGATTGCCAAGGTAGAAGCGGCCCCAGTCCCAATTCCTTAG
- the dtd gene encoding D-aminoacyl-tRNA deacylase, which translates to MRVVIQRVKSSQVTVEGQVIGKIGRGLNLLVGISSTDTEAELDWMARKCLELRLFPGSDNGSGRFDQSVQEIGGELLVVSQFTLYGDCRKGRRPSFDQAAAPAIAEQLYEQFVAKLRQSGLKVETGKFGAMMEVAIENYGPVTMLLEREAT; encoded by the coding sequence ATGCGAGTGGTGATTCAGCGAGTTAAATCTTCTCAAGTTACGGTTGAGGGCCAAGTGATTGGCAAAATTGGCCGAGGTTTGAATCTTTTAGTCGGAATTTCTAGCACCGACACCGAAGCCGAACTTGATTGGATGGCTCGAAAATGCCTAGAGCTGAGGCTGTTTCCCGGCTCAGACAATGGCAGTGGTCGCTTTGACCAATCGGTGCAAGAAATTGGGGGCGAGTTGCTGGTGGTCAGCCAGTTTACGCTGTACGGAGACTGTCGCAAAGGTCGCCGCCCATCGTTTGACCAAGCCGCTGCCCCCGCGATCGCCGAGCAACTTTATGAGCAATTTGTGGCTAAACTCCGCCAAAGCGGTCTCAAAGTAGAAACCGGAAAATTCGGGGCCATGATGGAGGTCGCGATCGAGAATTATGGCCCGGTGACGATGTTGTTGGAACGGGAGGCTACGTGA
- a CDS encoding glutathione S-transferase family protein, which yields MKPSLESPTLRLITIPVSHYCEKARWALDRLQVDYMEEPHAPLFSRLATWQLGAGAKVPVLVTQTEVVADSTQILKYLDQISIPDQRLYPSDPALRQEVEELEELFDAQLGVALRCWVYFHLLPRRDLTLPVWCEGTPTLEQRLSRTLFPLTRQLITKALDVNAESEATAFSETKSIFEMVSQQLSDGRRYLVGNTFTAADLTFAALAAPVLMPKEYGVTLPKFEELPPGMAARVAELQAMPAAAYALRLFREERHNVQPTSANLAGG from the coding sequence ATGAAACCATCCCTTGAAAGCCCCACCCTCCGTCTGATTACGATTCCAGTGAGTCATTATTGCGAGAAAGCTCGGTGGGCTCTAGATCGGCTTCAGGTAGATTACATGGAAGAGCCTCATGCTCCCTTGTTTAGTCGCCTTGCGACCTGGCAATTGGGAGCTGGAGCCAAAGTTCCGGTCTTAGTCACGCAGACAGAAGTTGTGGCTGACTCAACCCAGATTTTGAAGTACTTAGATCAGATTTCCATTCCTGACCAAAGGCTATATCCTAGCGATCCAGCTTTGCGACAAGAGGTTGAGGAATTAGAGGAATTATTTGATGCTCAGTTGGGAGTAGCTCTACGATGTTGGGTTTACTTTCACTTGCTGCCCAGGCGCGACCTCACTCTGCCAGTCTGGTGTGAAGGTACGCCTACTTTAGAACAGCGCTTATCCCGTACCCTGTTTCCTTTGACTCGCCAGTTGATCACAAAAGCGCTAGATGTCAACGCTGAGTCAGAAGCAACCGCTTTCAGCGAAACCAAGAGTATTTTTGAAATGGTCAGCCAGCAGCTATCGGATGGTCGTCGTTATCTAGTTGGCAATACTTTTACGGCTGCTGATTTAACCTTTGCAGCTCTCGCGGCTCCTGTCTTAATGCCGAAAGAGTATGGCGTTACGCTACCTAAATTTGAGGAACTACCTCCAGGGATGGCAGCACGAGTTGCAGAGTTACAAGCCATGCCAGCCGCTGCTTATGCGCTTAGATTATTTCGAGAAGAGCGCCATAACGTCCAGCCCACTTCAGCCAATCTTGCAGGAGGCTAA